CGGCGCCGCCACACCCGCGACTTGCACCCGATTGAGCCCGAACAGCACCAGCATGACGCCGGCCACCAGCGACGCCGCCCCGGCGAAGTCGAACCGCCGAGGTCCAACGGGCGCGGCGTAGGGAAGCGACCGCAGCCCCAACGCCAGGCTGATGAGGCCGACCGGAACGTTGAGGTAGAAGATCCAGCGCCAGCCGATGGTGCCCACGAGCACACCTCCGGCCAGCGGCCCGGTGATGAGACCCGCCGACACCGCGCTGAGCACCCATCCCATGGCGCGGCCGCGCTCGTTTTCTGGGAACGCGTCGATCACCAGCGCCGCGCCGATGGCCTGCGTGGCGGCGCTGCCAAGGCCTTGGAGGACCCGACACGCCACCAGCATCCACACGTTGATCGCCATGCCCGACAGCAACGAGCCGACCACGAAGATCGCGAGTCCGGCCACGAAAAACCGCCGCCGCCCCAGCACGTCGGCGGCGCGGCCAAACGGCAGCAGCAGCCCGGTGATGACCAACAGGTAGGCCAGCACCACCCACTGCAGCGCGTCGAACGTTGCGTCCAACTCGACGGCCAACGTGGGCAGCGTGATGTTGACGGCGCTGGAGTCGAGCGTGGCCATGAACACACTGGTCATGACCACGACGAGCGTGGTCCACTTGCGTGAGCGAGGTATCCGGTTCATGACGCGCCGCGGGTCAGCTGAGCGAACGTGCAAACTGCACCAGCGCGCCCGCGAGCCGCTCGGCGTCTTCCGTTGAAAGCGAGCTTGTGATCGTCACGGTCGCGAGGCCCGCGGCGCTCTCGGCGTCCACATAGTGATCCAGGCGCTCGCGCAGCGCTTCGAGATCCTCCGCCGGCACGCCGCGACGGCGCAGCAGGTCCAGGGCAACCTCCAGGCGCGGCTCGCGATGCCGGGCGTCGGGCGCGTAGACCCACACAATGCTCTGCAGCCGTTCCTCCAGCGGCGCCTGCAGGGCGAAGCCCCGCGCGGTCGGCCGCAGCGGCAAGCCCGCGTCCTGCCAGCGGCCCAGCAGGTGCACGCAGGTGGGGAACAGCTCAGACGGCATCCGGCGCTGGAACGCCCGCACCTCGTTGTCGTCGCTGCGGTAGACGCGAAACTCAGCCTCCACCAGCCGCCTCCAGGATTGACTGATCCGGTGAGCCGGTGGTCCATGCTGCGTGCAGCATGGGGGTCCAAGACTTCATCCAGGCGAATCCGCTTCCCGACGACGTGCTATCCAGGGTAGCGGCGCGGCTCTACTTCAGCAGCCGCCCGATCAGGCGCGCCGCCAGCGTCGACAGCCCCAGGGCCACGCCGAAGGCCACGGCCGCTCGCGGGCCGAACAGCGCCCGCACGTTGCCCTGGATGTTGGCGCCCACCACGGCCAGCGTCAGCACCCGGTCGGCCTGCACGTTGCCCGCCACGACCCACGACGCCGCCACATTCTCCAGCTTCGCGTTGGCGGTCAGGGCGCCCGCGACGGCGCTGTTGCGCACGGTGGCCTCCCGCGCCGCCACGCCCCCCACCAACGTTTGTCCGGTGGCGAGGGCATCGGCCCGCGCAACGCCGATGGCCGACGCGTCACTCTGGAGGACGTCGGTCTGAATGCGACGCACCGACCCGCCGCGCACGATGGCGTTTTCGGCGCGCACCACGCCCACCGGCTGGCGGTTCAGGCGCACGGTCTCGCCGTGGGTCTGCTGCAGCGGCTGGTGATCGTCACGATCGGTCATCTGGGCCTCCCAATGCCGGCTGAGTCGGGGGCGCGGCCTCCCATGCGGCAGCCCGAGCCGCATCGTAAACCGTCTGCAAGCGAACGTCGTGCTCGCGCGCCGCGCGGGCGCAGTCGTCGGCCTCCGGCGCCACGTCGCGCAGGCGTCCGTCGACGTACGAAGCCTTGACCCCAATCGCCCCGTAGGGCGTGTCGACGCGCAGCGAATGCCGGGGCACCTTCACGCGTCGCGCGTCGTGCAGCCGTACTCCCAGCGTCGAGGTCTCGCGCAGCAGGATGTCGACCGCGGCGTCGGTCGTTTCCGGCGGCGCCAGCACGCGGATCAGCGTCCCCGGTCGCCCCTTCTTCATCACCAGCGGCGTGAGGGTGACGTCCAACACGCCGGCCTCAAACAGCCGCTCGCTGACCGACGGATAGTGCTCCGGGTTCATGTCGTCCACGTTCGCCTCGATCACGGTCACCACGTCCGTGCCGAGCGTGCTTCCGGCCTCTCCCAGCGTGACCCGCAGCACGTTGGGGATGGCGAGGTCGGCGGTGCCCGCGCCGTATCCGGTCGCCGTCACGCGCATGGCGGGCGCGTGGCCGGCGTCCGTGGTGAACTCGGTCAGCACCAGGGCTCCGGTCGGCGTGAGCAGCTCCGCGACAACGTCGGTCGCGTAGATCTCCAGTGGCGACCGCTCGAGGAGTTGCAGCGTCGCCGGGGCCGGAACCGGCAGCACGCCGTGGGAGGTCTTGACCGTTCCCGTGCCCGCATTGATGGCCGACGTGCTCATGCCGGTGATGCCCAGCAGATCCATGGCCGCGCACGCGCCCACGATGTCGAGCACCGCGTCCACCGCACCGAGCTCGTGGAAGTGCGCCTCGTTCACATTCACGCCGTGAACCGCCGCCTCGGCCTCGGCCAGCCGCCGCACCATCCCCTGCGCCCGGTCCCTGATGGGCGCTCTCAGCCCACTCGCTCCGATGACCGCCGCCATCGACGCGGGGTCGCTCAGCGTTCCATGCCCGGCGGCGGCCTCGATCTCGAAGTCCATGCGCGTCGCCGCGATCGGCCCCTTGCGCACCGACTGGCGGATCAGGCGCCACGGCGGCAGATCGAGCGTGCGCAGCTCGGTCTCCAGCGCGGCCTGGTCCAGCCCCGCATCGAGCAGCGCGCCCAGGAACATGTTGCCGCTGGCGCCCGACGGGCAATCGACGCGGGCGATGGTCATTCGGTCGTCGTTCCGCCGGCGCGCCGCGCGATCAACGCCGCCTGGTAGCCCGCGCCGAAACCGTTGTCGATGTTCACCACCGACACACCGGGCGCGCACCCACTGAGCATGGCCAGCAACGCCGCGATGCCGCCCAGCGACGCGCCGTAGCCGACGCTCGTGGGCACGGCAATCACCGGCCGGTCCGTCAGGCCGCCGACGACGCTGGGCAGGGCGCCCTCCATGCCCGCGACCGCCACGATGGCGTCGGCAGCGTCCAGGTGCTCCCGCTGGCCGAGCAGTCGATGCAGGCCCGCCACGCCAACGTCGCCAATGGTCGTCGCGCCGGCGCCGAGCGCCTGGGCCGTCACGTGGGCCTCCGCCGCCACCGCCGCATCGGACGTGCCGCCGGTGAGCACCAGCACGCGCCCACTGGGTTCGGGCCGCGACTTGGGCGCACGGGTGATCATGCGCGCGTCCTCATGAAACACCGCGTCCGGCAGCTCAGCGCGCACGGCCGCGAAGGCCGCCGCGTTGGTCTTGGTGACGAGCACCGGCTGCGCGTGGACCGCCAGCGACGCCGCGATGGCGGCGATCTGGGCCGGGCTCTTGCCGGCGCCGTAGATGACCTCCGGCATGCCGGTGCGCAGCGCGCGATGGGTATCGACGCGGGCGAAGCCCAGGTCGTCGATGGGCTGATAGCGCAGCCGCTGCATCGCGGCTTCGGCGCTGATCGCGCCGCCGGCGACCTGCTCCAACAGATCCCGCAGATCGTCCGGCGTCACACCAGGACTCGGCGAATGCTCGTGAACGCCTGCGGACCGGCGTAGCGCCCCGCCGCGCCCAGGTCCTCCTCGATGCGCAGCAGCGCGTTGTACTTGGCCACGCGGTCGGTGCGGCAGGGCGCCCCGGCCTTGATCTGTCCGGCGTTCGTGGCCACCGCGAGATCGGCGATGGTCGTGTCCTCGGTTTCGCCGGAGCGGTGCGAAATCACCACGCCGAACGCCGCGCGCTGGGCCATCTCAATCGCCGCCTGGGTCTCCGAGAGCGAGCCGACCTGGTTGACCTTGATCAGAATGCTGTTCGCCGCCTGCTCCTCGACGGCGCGTTCCAAACGCTCGGTGCTGGTGACCAGCAGATCGTCGCCCACCAGTTGCACGCGGTCGCCCAGGGCCGCCGTCAAATCGCGCCAGCCTTCCCAGTCGTCCTCACCCATGCCGTCCTCGATGGACAGCAGCGGAAACCGGTCGGCCCACTCGACCCACAACTCGACCAACTCCGCGCGCGTCAACGTGCGGTCCTCGCGGTCCAGGCGATAGGTCCCGTCTGACTGGATCAGCTCGGTCGCCGCGGCATCGAT
The genomic region above belongs to Chloroflexota bacterium and contains:
- the larC gene encoding nickel pincer cofactor biosynthesis protein LarC, whose amino-acid sequence is MTIARVDCPSGASGNMFLGALLDAGLDQAALETELRTLDLPPWRLIRQSVRKGPIAATRMDFEIEAAAGHGTLSDPASMAAVIGASGLRAPIRDRAQGMVRRLAEAEAAVHGVNVNEAHFHELGAVDAVLDIVGACAAMDLLGITGMSTSAINAGTGTVKTSHGVLPVPAPATLQLLERSPLEIYATDVVAELLTPTGALVLTEFTTDAGHAPAMRVTATGYGAGTADLAIPNVLRVTLGEAGSTLGTDVVTVIEANVDDMNPEHYPSVSERLFEAGVLDVTLTPLVMKKGRPGTLIRVLAPPETTDAAVDILLRETSTLGVRLHDARRVKVPRHSLRVDTPYGAIGVKASYVDGRLRDVAPEADDCARAAREHDVRLQTVYDAARAAAWEAAPPTQPALGGPDDRS
- the larB gene encoding nickel pincer cofactor biosynthesis protein LarB: MTPDDLRDLLEQVAGGAISAEAAMQRLRYQPIDDLGFARVDTHRALRTGMPEVIYGAGKSPAQIAAIAASLAVHAQPVLVTKTNAAAFAAVRAELPDAVFHEDARMITRAPKSRPEPSGRVLVLTGGTSDAAVAAEAHVTAQALGAGATTIGDVGVAGLHRLLGQREHLDAADAIVAVAGMEGALPSVVGGLTDRPVIAVPTSVGYGASLGGIAALLAMLSGCAPGVSVVNIDNGFGAGYQAALIARRAGGTTTE